A region from the Peromyscus maniculatus bairdii isolate BWxNUB_F1_BW_parent chromosome 5, HU_Pman_BW_mat_3.1, whole genome shotgun sequence genome encodes:
- the LOC102926194 gene encoding spermatogenesis-associated protein 31D3-like isoform X2, with protein sequence MYWTSRLYLWQGTSGKDKGKRRSFKGCRTTQRRTQEWRKLLSVVQSPLGDLYDPSHFRQLLCPDPFCDVCNGATAKISRLLSQATLEDGAASVSSMDSTTVSVTETSLTLSLSLPENPLGHPISDPPYEPSLHSSSIISPHQSAHLEDTLFASPLGDSVLSESIPPVNAKFSLDHDSLHPFTTFPLPQHATQETELLPQPATILSLVGSPRELFTIPTNKGICNSRHAMSEFTQQQTDIDNSFQLEPAHLVNQELLDLHSSESYLWGNITTCLTLPGNLPLSSPDAMVLLERQDGKMSDSFKTLGKTPDSDQQNLAVPHPLGSCKGKLERLHMYQQSPHLRTSEDQLEPQHIQFFWSLPSPHSKSMNSIATVWADSSLTSECFNRFSDSPVLTNHTPLSLPESQPQNLPQTLSPSQSQPVPPAKPQAQLQHSVPVLSPSHLSQLRICGVYFHRPQDKVQPLDPSAIHCLEYNILKKEQERVWGLPTVVKKSQEEFCPPPPKSSLVKQSSKIHVPRSISLGNFLLTSELRKKLEHHLRKRLILQRWGLPKRVHKSLSWMSPRAELPESSSSTSNYGLSWISFFKQQDSKNLHNIVLNEPGSFPARQSREKLLKARRNSLETVQKHQLWSNTKGALANGLQSDCETNLQCHPGSLSGKPSGTSEVSQCQKKLETALQKHLISHLNETNEGHISGTVSRLGHCPLPYTLGIDKEEHEAQRQLPSDNKDGHVKSTYTMTKSVLHQASIGLDNIRLKESEGNRHSPDVPRISTEAGPVPVGKQLDFSKTVQEPQGTQMNDENIFVSNKVSNIVKRGQLSGLQPQPTKILNTSQCKSAQGADGNTTKVQSTLVAGRAQKEISGFQESQTSDCNSQVSREEKFKAESRLPIQALGPPNDMLPASEKFTYKPLLMHDQSPSSGPMNASQVQWVHLSTTGLSVEQQQEPWVHSYVLDKCHNKDFPPSAKKAYPLACKTEEFGAGDTSIDQKK encoded by the exons ATGTACTGGACTTCTAGGCTGTATCTG TGGCAGGGCACAAGTGgcaaagacaaaggaaagaggAGATCATTTAAAG GTTGTAGAACTACCCAGAGACGAACACAGGAATGGAGGAAGCTTCTGTCTGTTGTGCAAAG CCCCCTAGGTGATCTGTATGATCCCTCCCACTTTCGGCAACTACTATGTCCAGATCCCTTCTGTGATGTGTGTAATGGAGCAACTGCTAAGATCAGTCGCCTGCTTTCTCAGGCCACCCTCGAAGATGGTGCTGCCTCTGTGTCCAGTATGGATTCCACTACAGTTTCTGTGACTGAGACCTCACTGACTCTGTCCCTTTCCCTCCCAGAAAATCCTCTAGGACATCCAATTTCGGACCCTCCATATGAGCCTTCTCTACATTCTTCCTCCATTATTTCACCTCACCAGAGTGCCCACTTAGAAGACACACTTTTTGCCTCACCACTGGGTGACTCTGTACTATCAGAATCTATTCCTCCTGTGAATGCTAAATTCTCTCTGGACCATGATTCTCTCCATCCATTTACCACTTTCCCTCTTCCACAACATGCCACTCAGGAAACAGAATTGCTTCCTCAACCAGCAACCATTCTGTCTCTGGTGGGCAGCCCTAGGGAGCTGTTCACTATCCCAACAAACAAAGGCATTTGCAATTCAAGGCATGCAATGTCAGAATTTACTCAGCAGCAGACTGATATTGACAACTCTTTCCAATTGGAGCCAGCACATTTGGTTAACCAAGAGCTTCTTGACCTCCATTCTTCTGAATCCTACTTATGGGGAAACATCACAACCTGCCTTACATTACCCGGAAACCTTCCCCTTTCCAGCCCTGATGCCATGGTACTACTTGAGAGGCAAGATGGAAAGATGTCTGATTCATTTAAAACTTTGGGGAAGACCCCAGATTCTGatcagcagaacttggcagttccCCATCCTTTGGGGAGCTGCAAAGGTAAACTAGAGAGACTTCACATGTACCAGCAGTCCCCCCATCTCAGAACTTCTGAAGACCAGTTAGAGCCTCAACACATCCAGTTCTTCTGGAGCCTCCCCTCTCCACACAGCAAGTCCATGAACTCCATTGCTACTGTGTGGGCTGACAGTTCCCTGACCTCTGAGTGCTTCAACAGATTCTCAGATTCCCCAGTGCTTACCAACCACACACCTTTATCCTTGCCTGAGAGTCAACCACAGAACTTGCCCCAAACTCTGTCCCCATCTCAGTCTCAGCCTGTCCCTCCAGCCAAGCCCCAGGCCCAGCTTCAACACTCAGTTCCTGTGCTGTCACCTTCTCATCTTTCCCAGCTTAGAATCTGTGGGGTGTATTTTCACAGACCCCAGGATAAGGTACAACCTCTTGATCCATCTGCAATCCACTGTCTGGAATACAACATCTTGAAAAAGGAACAGGAGAGGGTGTGGGGTTTACCTACTGTAGTAAAAAAATCCCAGGAAGAATTTTGTCCCCCACCTCCCAAATCCTCATTGGTCAAGCAGTCTTCCAAGATCCACGTTCCCAGGTCCATCTCTCTTGGAAATTTCCTCCTCACCAGTGAGCTCCGGAAGAAACTTGAGCACCACCTTCGAAAGAGGCTCATACTACAACGTTGGGGCTTGCCCAAGAGGGTCCATAAGTCTCTGTCATGGATGAGTCCTCGGGCAGAACTTCCAGAGTCATCCTCATCTACGAGCAACTACGGGCTTTCGTGGATCTCTTTCTTTAAGCAACAGGACAGCAAAAACCTACACAACATTGTACTGAATGAACCTGGAAGCTTCCCAGCAAGGCAATCAAGGGAGAAACTGTTAAAGGCAAGGAGAAATAGCCTAGAGACTGTTCAAAAACATCAGCTGTGGAGTAATACCAAGGGTGCTCTAGCTAATGGCCTGCAATCTGACTGTGAGACGAACCTACAATGCCACCCAGGCAGTCTGTCAGGCAAACCTTCAGGGACCTCAGAGGTGAGCCAGTGTCAGAAAAAACTTGAAACTGCCCTGCAAAAGCATTTGATCAGTCATCTCAATGAAACCAATGAGGGTCATATATCTGGCACTGTGTCCAGATTGGGGCATTGTCCTCTCCCTTATACCTTAGGTATAGATAAGGAAGAACATGAGGCTCAAAGACAGTTACCCTCTGATAACAAAGATGGACATGTCAAAAGCACATATACAATGACAAAGTCTGTTCTGCATCAGGCATCTATTGGCTTAGACAACATCAGACTGAAAGAGTCAGAGGGCAATAGACATAGCCCAGATGTGCCCAGAATATCCACTGAGGCTGGCCCTGTGCCAGTGGGTAAGCAACTGGATTTCAGCAAAACAGTCCAGGAGCCTCAAGGAACACAGATGAATGACGAAAACATATTTGTATCCAACAAGGTCAGTAACATAGTCAAGAGAGGGCAGCTCAGTGGTCTTCAACCACAACCTACCAAGATCTTGAACACCAGCCAGTGCAAGAGTGCCCAAGGGGCAGATGGGAATACAACAAAAGTACAAAGTACTCTGGTAGCTGGAAGGGCCCAGAAGGAAATATCAGGTTTCCAGGAAAGTCAGACATCTGACTGCAATAGTCAGGTATCTAGGGAGGAGAAATTTAAAGCAGAAAGCAGACTGCCCATCCAAGCTCTAGGGCCCCCAAATGACATGCTCCCTGCCTCAGAGAAATTCACTTACAAACCTTTACTCATGCATGACCAAAGCCCATCCAGTGGACCCATGAATGCTTCTCAGGTACAATGGGTTCACTTGTCCACAACAGGGCTTAGTGTGGAACAGCAACAGGAGCCCTGGGTGCATTCATATGTCTTAGACAAGTGCCATAACAAGGACTTCCCTCCATCTGCCAAGAAAGCATACCCTCTGGCCTGCAAAACAGAAGAATTTGGTGCAGGTGATACTTCCATTGACCAAAAGAAATGA
- the LOC102926194 gene encoding spermatogenesis-associated protein 31D3-like isoform X1, which yields MENILSFLNRYIEPWLDFGLAFLDTDPNYIFLSGVGFILLYLWYLILKPFLPPPWKSQDIKKWQGTSGKDKGKRRSFKGCRTTQRRTQEWRKLLSVVQSPLGDLYDPSHFRQLLCPDPFCDVCNGATAKISRLLSQATLEDGAASVSSMDSTTVSVTETSLTLSLSLPENPLGHPISDPPYEPSLHSSSIISPHQSAHLEDTLFASPLGDSVLSESIPPVNAKFSLDHDSLHPFTTFPLPQHATQETELLPQPATILSLVGSPRELFTIPTNKGICNSRHAMSEFTQQQTDIDNSFQLEPAHLVNQELLDLHSSESYLWGNITTCLTLPGNLPLSSPDAMVLLERQDGKMSDSFKTLGKTPDSDQQNLAVPHPLGSCKGKLERLHMYQQSPHLRTSEDQLEPQHIQFFWSLPSPHSKSMNSIATVWADSSLTSECFNRFSDSPVLTNHTPLSLPESQPQNLPQTLSPSQSQPVPPAKPQAQLQHSVPVLSPSHLSQLRICGVYFHRPQDKVQPLDPSAIHCLEYNILKKEQERVWGLPTVVKKSQEEFCPPPPKSSLVKQSSKIHVPRSISLGNFLLTSELRKKLEHHLRKRLILQRWGLPKRVHKSLSWMSPRAELPESSSSTSNYGLSWISFFKQQDSKNLHNIVLNEPGSFPARQSREKLLKARRNSLETVQKHQLWSNTKGALANGLQSDCETNLQCHPGSLSGKPSGTSEVSQCQKKLETALQKHLISHLNETNEGHISGTVSRLGHCPLPYTLGIDKEEHEAQRQLPSDNKDGHVKSTYTMTKSVLHQASIGLDNIRLKESEGNRHSPDVPRISTEAGPVPVGKQLDFSKTVQEPQGTQMNDENIFVSNKVSNIVKRGQLSGLQPQPTKILNTSQCKSAQGADGNTTKVQSTLVAGRAQKEISGFQESQTSDCNSQVSREEKFKAESRLPIQALGPPNDMLPASEKFTYKPLLMHDQSPSSGPMNASQVQWVHLSTTGLSVEQQQEPWVHSYVLDKCHNKDFPPSAKKAYPLACKTEEFGAGDTSIDQKK from the exons ATGGAGAACATCCTCTCTTTTCTGAATAGATATATTGAACCATGGTTGGACTTTGGATTGGCTTTTTTGGATACTGACCCCAATTATATCTTTCTGAGTGGAGTGGGGTTTATTCTTCTATACCTATGGTATTTGATATTGAAACCATTCTTACCACCACCTTGGAAAAGTCAGGACATCAAAAAG TGGCAGGGCACAAGTGgcaaagacaaaggaaagaggAGATCATTTAAAG GTTGTAGAACTACCCAGAGACGAACACAGGAATGGAGGAAGCTTCTGTCTGTTGTGCAAAG CCCCCTAGGTGATCTGTATGATCCCTCCCACTTTCGGCAACTACTATGTCCAGATCCCTTCTGTGATGTGTGTAATGGAGCAACTGCTAAGATCAGTCGCCTGCTTTCTCAGGCCACCCTCGAAGATGGTGCTGCCTCTGTGTCCAGTATGGATTCCACTACAGTTTCTGTGACTGAGACCTCACTGACTCTGTCCCTTTCCCTCCCAGAAAATCCTCTAGGACATCCAATTTCGGACCCTCCATATGAGCCTTCTCTACATTCTTCCTCCATTATTTCACCTCACCAGAGTGCCCACTTAGAAGACACACTTTTTGCCTCACCACTGGGTGACTCTGTACTATCAGAATCTATTCCTCCTGTGAATGCTAAATTCTCTCTGGACCATGATTCTCTCCATCCATTTACCACTTTCCCTCTTCCACAACATGCCACTCAGGAAACAGAATTGCTTCCTCAACCAGCAACCATTCTGTCTCTGGTGGGCAGCCCTAGGGAGCTGTTCACTATCCCAACAAACAAAGGCATTTGCAATTCAAGGCATGCAATGTCAGAATTTACTCAGCAGCAGACTGATATTGACAACTCTTTCCAATTGGAGCCAGCACATTTGGTTAACCAAGAGCTTCTTGACCTCCATTCTTCTGAATCCTACTTATGGGGAAACATCACAACCTGCCTTACATTACCCGGAAACCTTCCCCTTTCCAGCCCTGATGCCATGGTACTACTTGAGAGGCAAGATGGAAAGATGTCTGATTCATTTAAAACTTTGGGGAAGACCCCAGATTCTGatcagcagaacttggcagttccCCATCCTTTGGGGAGCTGCAAAGGTAAACTAGAGAGACTTCACATGTACCAGCAGTCCCCCCATCTCAGAACTTCTGAAGACCAGTTAGAGCCTCAACACATCCAGTTCTTCTGGAGCCTCCCCTCTCCACACAGCAAGTCCATGAACTCCATTGCTACTGTGTGGGCTGACAGTTCCCTGACCTCTGAGTGCTTCAACAGATTCTCAGATTCCCCAGTGCTTACCAACCACACACCTTTATCCTTGCCTGAGAGTCAACCACAGAACTTGCCCCAAACTCTGTCCCCATCTCAGTCTCAGCCTGTCCCTCCAGCCAAGCCCCAGGCCCAGCTTCAACACTCAGTTCCTGTGCTGTCACCTTCTCATCTTTCCCAGCTTAGAATCTGTGGGGTGTATTTTCACAGACCCCAGGATAAGGTACAACCTCTTGATCCATCTGCAATCCACTGTCTGGAATACAACATCTTGAAAAAGGAACAGGAGAGGGTGTGGGGTTTACCTACTGTAGTAAAAAAATCCCAGGAAGAATTTTGTCCCCCACCTCCCAAATCCTCATTGGTCAAGCAGTCTTCCAAGATCCACGTTCCCAGGTCCATCTCTCTTGGAAATTTCCTCCTCACCAGTGAGCTCCGGAAGAAACTTGAGCACCACCTTCGAAAGAGGCTCATACTACAACGTTGGGGCTTGCCCAAGAGGGTCCATAAGTCTCTGTCATGGATGAGTCCTCGGGCAGAACTTCCAGAGTCATCCTCATCTACGAGCAACTACGGGCTTTCGTGGATCTCTTTCTTTAAGCAACAGGACAGCAAAAACCTACACAACATTGTACTGAATGAACCTGGAAGCTTCCCAGCAAGGCAATCAAGGGAGAAACTGTTAAAGGCAAGGAGAAATAGCCTAGAGACTGTTCAAAAACATCAGCTGTGGAGTAATACCAAGGGTGCTCTAGCTAATGGCCTGCAATCTGACTGTGAGACGAACCTACAATGCCACCCAGGCAGTCTGTCAGGCAAACCTTCAGGGACCTCAGAGGTGAGCCAGTGTCAGAAAAAACTTGAAACTGCCCTGCAAAAGCATTTGATCAGTCATCTCAATGAAACCAATGAGGGTCATATATCTGGCACTGTGTCCAGATTGGGGCATTGTCCTCTCCCTTATACCTTAGGTATAGATAAGGAAGAACATGAGGCTCAAAGACAGTTACCCTCTGATAACAAAGATGGACATGTCAAAAGCACATATACAATGACAAAGTCTGTTCTGCATCAGGCATCTATTGGCTTAGACAACATCAGACTGAAAGAGTCAGAGGGCAATAGACATAGCCCAGATGTGCCCAGAATATCCACTGAGGCTGGCCCTGTGCCAGTGGGTAAGCAACTGGATTTCAGCAAAACAGTCCAGGAGCCTCAAGGAACACAGATGAATGACGAAAACATATTTGTATCCAACAAGGTCAGTAACATAGTCAAGAGAGGGCAGCTCAGTGGTCTTCAACCACAACCTACCAAGATCTTGAACACCAGCCAGTGCAAGAGTGCCCAAGGGGCAGATGGGAATACAACAAAAGTACAAAGTACTCTGGTAGCTGGAAGGGCCCAGAAGGAAATATCAGGTTTCCAGGAAAGTCAGACATCTGACTGCAATAGTCAGGTATCTAGGGAGGAGAAATTTAAAGCAGAAAGCAGACTGCCCATCCAAGCTCTAGGGCCCCCAAATGACATGCTCCCTGCCTCAGAGAAATTCACTTACAAACCTTTACTCATGCATGACCAAAGCCCATCCAGTGGACCCATGAATGCTTCTCAGGTACAATGGGTTCACTTGTCCACAACAGGGCTTAGTGTGGAACAGCAACAGGAGCCCTGGGTGCATTCATATGTCTTAGACAAGTGCCATAACAAGGACTTCCCTCCATCTGCCAAGAAAGCATACCCTCTGGCCTGCAAAACAGAAGAATTTGGTGCAGGTGATACTTCCATTGACCAAAAGAAATGA
- the LOC102926194 gene encoding spermatogenesis-associated protein 31D3-like isoform X3, with translation MVFDIETILTTTLEKSGHQKGCRTTQRRTQEWRKLLSVVQSPLGDLYDPSHFRQLLCPDPFCDVCNGATAKISRLLSQATLEDGAASVSSMDSTTVSVTETSLTLSLSLPENPLGHPISDPPYEPSLHSSSIISPHQSAHLEDTLFASPLGDSVLSESIPPVNAKFSLDHDSLHPFTTFPLPQHATQETELLPQPATILSLVGSPRELFTIPTNKGICNSRHAMSEFTQQQTDIDNSFQLEPAHLVNQELLDLHSSESYLWGNITTCLTLPGNLPLSSPDAMVLLERQDGKMSDSFKTLGKTPDSDQQNLAVPHPLGSCKGKLERLHMYQQSPHLRTSEDQLEPQHIQFFWSLPSPHSKSMNSIATVWADSSLTSECFNRFSDSPVLTNHTPLSLPESQPQNLPQTLSPSQSQPVPPAKPQAQLQHSVPVLSPSHLSQLRICGVYFHRPQDKVQPLDPSAIHCLEYNILKKEQERVWGLPTVVKKSQEEFCPPPPKSSLVKQSSKIHVPRSISLGNFLLTSELRKKLEHHLRKRLILQRWGLPKRVHKSLSWMSPRAELPESSSSTSNYGLSWISFFKQQDSKNLHNIVLNEPGSFPARQSREKLLKARRNSLETVQKHQLWSNTKGALANGLQSDCETNLQCHPGSLSGKPSGTSEVSQCQKKLETALQKHLISHLNETNEGHISGTVSRLGHCPLPYTLGIDKEEHEAQRQLPSDNKDGHVKSTYTMTKSVLHQASIGLDNIRLKESEGNRHSPDVPRISTEAGPVPVGKQLDFSKTVQEPQGTQMNDENIFVSNKVSNIVKRGQLSGLQPQPTKILNTSQCKSAQGADGNTTKVQSTLVAGRAQKEISGFQESQTSDCNSQVSREEKFKAESRLPIQALGPPNDMLPASEKFTYKPLLMHDQSPSSGPMNASQVQWVHLSTTGLSVEQQQEPWVHSYVLDKCHNKDFPPSAKKAYPLACKTEEFGAGDTSIDQKK, from the exons ATGGTATTTGATATTGAAACCATTCTTACCACCACCTTGGAAAAGTCAGGACATCAAAAAG GTTGTAGAACTACCCAGAGACGAACACAGGAATGGAGGAAGCTTCTGTCTGTTGTGCAAAG CCCCCTAGGTGATCTGTATGATCCCTCCCACTTTCGGCAACTACTATGTCCAGATCCCTTCTGTGATGTGTGTAATGGAGCAACTGCTAAGATCAGTCGCCTGCTTTCTCAGGCCACCCTCGAAGATGGTGCTGCCTCTGTGTCCAGTATGGATTCCACTACAGTTTCTGTGACTGAGACCTCACTGACTCTGTCCCTTTCCCTCCCAGAAAATCCTCTAGGACATCCAATTTCGGACCCTCCATATGAGCCTTCTCTACATTCTTCCTCCATTATTTCACCTCACCAGAGTGCCCACTTAGAAGACACACTTTTTGCCTCACCACTGGGTGACTCTGTACTATCAGAATCTATTCCTCCTGTGAATGCTAAATTCTCTCTGGACCATGATTCTCTCCATCCATTTACCACTTTCCCTCTTCCACAACATGCCACTCAGGAAACAGAATTGCTTCCTCAACCAGCAACCATTCTGTCTCTGGTGGGCAGCCCTAGGGAGCTGTTCACTATCCCAACAAACAAAGGCATTTGCAATTCAAGGCATGCAATGTCAGAATTTACTCAGCAGCAGACTGATATTGACAACTCTTTCCAATTGGAGCCAGCACATTTGGTTAACCAAGAGCTTCTTGACCTCCATTCTTCTGAATCCTACTTATGGGGAAACATCACAACCTGCCTTACATTACCCGGAAACCTTCCCCTTTCCAGCCCTGATGCCATGGTACTACTTGAGAGGCAAGATGGAAAGATGTCTGATTCATTTAAAACTTTGGGGAAGACCCCAGATTCTGatcagcagaacttggcagttccCCATCCTTTGGGGAGCTGCAAAGGTAAACTAGAGAGACTTCACATGTACCAGCAGTCCCCCCATCTCAGAACTTCTGAAGACCAGTTAGAGCCTCAACACATCCAGTTCTTCTGGAGCCTCCCCTCTCCACACAGCAAGTCCATGAACTCCATTGCTACTGTGTGGGCTGACAGTTCCCTGACCTCTGAGTGCTTCAACAGATTCTCAGATTCCCCAGTGCTTACCAACCACACACCTTTATCCTTGCCTGAGAGTCAACCACAGAACTTGCCCCAAACTCTGTCCCCATCTCAGTCTCAGCCTGTCCCTCCAGCCAAGCCCCAGGCCCAGCTTCAACACTCAGTTCCTGTGCTGTCACCTTCTCATCTTTCCCAGCTTAGAATCTGTGGGGTGTATTTTCACAGACCCCAGGATAAGGTACAACCTCTTGATCCATCTGCAATCCACTGTCTGGAATACAACATCTTGAAAAAGGAACAGGAGAGGGTGTGGGGTTTACCTACTGTAGTAAAAAAATCCCAGGAAGAATTTTGTCCCCCACCTCCCAAATCCTCATTGGTCAAGCAGTCTTCCAAGATCCACGTTCCCAGGTCCATCTCTCTTGGAAATTTCCTCCTCACCAGTGAGCTCCGGAAGAAACTTGAGCACCACCTTCGAAAGAGGCTCATACTACAACGTTGGGGCTTGCCCAAGAGGGTCCATAAGTCTCTGTCATGGATGAGTCCTCGGGCAGAACTTCCAGAGTCATCCTCATCTACGAGCAACTACGGGCTTTCGTGGATCTCTTTCTTTAAGCAACAGGACAGCAAAAACCTACACAACATTGTACTGAATGAACCTGGAAGCTTCCCAGCAAGGCAATCAAGGGAGAAACTGTTAAAGGCAAGGAGAAATAGCCTAGAGACTGTTCAAAAACATCAGCTGTGGAGTAATACCAAGGGTGCTCTAGCTAATGGCCTGCAATCTGACTGTGAGACGAACCTACAATGCCACCCAGGCAGTCTGTCAGGCAAACCTTCAGGGACCTCAGAGGTGAGCCAGTGTCAGAAAAAACTTGAAACTGCCCTGCAAAAGCATTTGATCAGTCATCTCAATGAAACCAATGAGGGTCATATATCTGGCACTGTGTCCAGATTGGGGCATTGTCCTCTCCCTTATACCTTAGGTATAGATAAGGAAGAACATGAGGCTCAAAGACAGTTACCCTCTGATAACAAAGATGGACATGTCAAAAGCACATATACAATGACAAAGTCTGTTCTGCATCAGGCATCTATTGGCTTAGACAACATCAGACTGAAAGAGTCAGAGGGCAATAGACATAGCCCAGATGTGCCCAGAATATCCACTGAGGCTGGCCCTGTGCCAGTGGGTAAGCAACTGGATTTCAGCAAAACAGTCCAGGAGCCTCAAGGAACACAGATGAATGACGAAAACATATTTGTATCCAACAAGGTCAGTAACATAGTCAAGAGAGGGCAGCTCAGTGGTCTTCAACCACAACCTACCAAGATCTTGAACACCAGCCAGTGCAAGAGTGCCCAAGGGGCAGATGGGAATACAACAAAAGTACAAAGTACTCTGGTAGCTGGAAGGGCCCAGAAGGAAATATCAGGTTTCCAGGAAAGTCAGACATCTGACTGCAATAGTCAGGTATCTAGGGAGGAGAAATTTAAAGCAGAAAGCAGACTGCCCATCCAAGCTCTAGGGCCCCCAAATGACATGCTCCCTGCCTCAGAGAAATTCACTTACAAACCTTTACTCATGCATGACCAAAGCCCATCCAGTGGACCCATGAATGCTTCTCAGGTACAATGGGTTCACTTGTCCACAACAGGGCTTAGTGTGGAACAGCAACAGGAGCCCTGGGTGCATTCATATGTCTTAGACAAGTGCCATAACAAGGACTTCCCTCCATCTGCCAAGAAAGCATACCCTCTGGCCTGCAAAACAGAAGAATTTGGTGCAGGTGATACTTCCATTGACCAAAAGAAATGA